The genomic stretch TAAAATTCTTAAAATTGCAGCAGAAACCATACTGATGGCGACGGTCGGTAATAATCCAAAACGTGTAGCGGCAAATAGCGTTAAAGCCAAGGCGATCAGGTCTGCAGGATTGTCGCGTACAAAATAGGGTGCAATCACTGAAATCAGCACGCAGCCGGGGACTACTTCCAGAATTTTACGCTGGCGCTGTGTCAGCGTTTTATTTTTTAATAAGACATAGCCCAAGATCCGGGTTAAATAGGTGGTCGCAGCAATCAGGATAATGGCCACCAAGGTGCTCATCTGGATCATGTTTGATCTTCTTGAATCAGGAAAAATGCCGAAGCTATTCCAGACAAGGCACCAATCGGCACATACCAGCCCGCAGGTAAATATAAATAAGCCAAAGCCGCACAGACTAAACTGACCAGCCATGGCCGGGCAGCCTCAAAACCTTTCCACATACTTCTTAGTAACACCAGAAATACAGCAGGAAAGGCCATATCAAAACCAAAACGTTTGATGTCGCCTAATACAGGCCCAAGCATGGCGCCGAGTGTGGTAAATCCGACCCACATCAAGTACAGGCAAAAACACAGGCCAGCATAATAAGGCATGCTAAAAGCAGCACGATAACCCAGTTGCGCCTGTTTCCTTTGTGCATCAGCCAGACCGAGTGCCCAGCTTTCATCGACCATAAAAAACAGCGCCGGAAAAACTTTAAGATTCGGAAGATGCTTTAAATACGGCACCAAACTGGCGCCCATCAACAGATGCCGGCTATTTACCAGAAAGGTAATGAACATCAGCATGAGTAAATTTGGTGGACTGCTCCAGACCTCCAGAATGGCAAATTCAGAACCGCCGGCAAAGTTCAAACCGGTCAGTAATGGCACTTCGAGCAAGCTGAAATTCTTCTGTACCGCCGTCGCACCCAGCACCAGCGCAAAGGGGATAATTCCCAAAAGCATGGGGATAGAATCTTTCATGCCACGTTGAAATTCGCTGAAATCGGTAGGGACAACCACCGCTGCGGTGCTTTGTCTGAACAAAAGCATGGAAATGACCTGGGTACTGCAAAACTAGACCATATTTTATGGCGATATTCAGGCTATTTGCTGTTGTAGTGAAAGAGATTTGAGTTTTATTTGAAATTAAATTGCGCTAAATTAAATTTAAGGGGTTTTAAATGCCAAGGCATAGACATGGATCAAATAGATAAACGCATTTTGCATGAGCTGCAAAAGAATGGAAAACTGCAAAATAATGAACTGGCTCAATTAATTGGCTTGTCACCGTCACCCTGTTTAAGACGGGTAAAACAGCTGGAAGATGATGGCGTGATTGAGCAATATGTCGCACTGCTGAATCCACAAAAGGTCAATTTGGCGATGAGCGTGTTTGCACGCGTCTGGCTCAAGTCTCAAGAAGCTGCTGTGGTCGATCAATTTGTCGAAGCGATCAAGGAAATGCCAGAAGTCGTCGAGTGCCAGTTAATGGCAGGCGATTGTGATTTCTTTTTAAGAATTGTGGTGGCTGATCTGGATGCCTATCGTAAATTTCAGATTCATCATTTAACCCAAATTCCCTGCATTCAAAGTGTAAAAACTGAAATTCCATTGCAAACGGTTAAAAGCACGACTGCATTGCCTTTGGTTTAATGCCGGATTTTGTCATGCTATTTCTTTTAAATGTGCATTAAAACGCTGATAGTTGACACAATTGTTGTTGATTTCATCAGGTAGCGAAAATTATAAAATTTGCGATGCACAGCCAAAACTATCGTGCTAGACTAGGAGAAATCGGGTGTGCTCCCGATTTTTTTATGCGGATTCGTTCCGCGCTGACAAGAATTTAGGTTTACAACATGCCCATTTCAGAGACATGGTTATTACCTGATGGTGTAGCTGATGTATTACCAGAACAAGCGCAAGTTATTGAAAGTCTGCGCCG from Acinetobacter lwoffii encodes the following:
- a CDS encoding AzlC family ABC transporter permease, which codes for MLLFRQSTAAVVVPTDFSEFQRGMKDSIPMLLGIIPFALVLGATAVQKNFSLLEVPLLTGLNFAGGSEFAILEVWSSPPNLLMLMFITFLVNSRHLLMGASLVPYLKHLPNLKVFPALFFMVDESWALGLADAQRKQAQLGYRAAFSMPYYAGLCFCLYLMWVGFTTLGAMLGPVLGDIKRFGFDMAFPAVFLVLLRSMWKGFEAARPWLVSLVCAALAYLYLPAGWYVPIGALSGIASAFFLIQEDQT
- a CDS encoding AzlD family protein; the encoded protein is MIQMSTLVAIILIAATTYLTRILGYVLLKNKTLTQRQRKILEVVPGCVLISVIAPYFVRDNPADLIALALTLFAATRFGLLPTVAISMVSAAILRILII
- a CDS encoding Lrp/AsnC family transcriptional regulator, producing the protein MDQIDKRILHELQKNGKLQNNELAQLIGLSPSPCLRRVKQLEDDGVIEQYVALLNPQKVNLAMSVFARVWLKSQEAAVVDQFVEAIKEMPEVVECQLMAGDCDFFLRIVVADLDAYRKFQIHHLTQIPCIQSVKTEIPLQTVKSTTALPLV